In Nicotiana tabacum cultivar K326 chromosome 21, ASM71507v2, whole genome shotgun sequence, one DNA window encodes the following:
- the LOC107809886 gene encoding PRA1 family protein H-like isoform X1, which produces MAFSSNPLSLSVPEPVFESWLRDTGYLEILDQRTTDLHRHSSTATTAAASAASAASASSSDASAVTNSAAAAVSISNGVFVLIFSHIGTLLSLFTLNPFAKLTSDDFSGDTPSWTQLFLGSLDSYSFPSSPSQARLRVHENVKRYARNYTSLLLLFFACSLYQKLLALVGLILCLALWDVLKLCGERWGLEQRPVIKQSLIRITQCATAVILFCTNVQMALISAIAVSYAVMILHASFRKLTPSRQSTSKDGNRRILRS; this is translated from the exons ATGGCTTTCTCATCCAACCCGTTATCTCTGAGTGTACCCGAACCCGTATTTGAATCCTGGCTCCGAGATACCGGCTACCTCGAAATTCTCGATCAACGCACTACCGATCTCCACCGCCACTCTTCCACTGCCACCACAGCCGCCGCCTCCGCTGCCTCCGCTGCCTCCGCTTCCTCCTCCGACGCTTCTGCTGTTACTAATTCCGCCGCCGCTGCAGTTTCAATCTCGAACGGAGTCTTTGTTCTGATATTTTCACATATTGGAACCTTACTGTCGCTTTTTACGCTTAACCCGTTTGCGAAGCTCACGTCGGATGATTTTTCCGGTGATACGCCGTCGTGGACACAACTATTCCTAGGGTCGTTGGATTCATACTCGTTTCCTTCGTCTCCTTCTCAGGCTCGGCTTAGAGTCCACGAGAATGTGAAACGCTATGCCCGCAATTATACCTCTCTCTTACTCCTCTTCTTCGCTTGCTCTCT GTACCAAAAGCTGCTTGCCCTTGTAGGGTTGATATTGTGTTTGGCACTTTGGGATGTATTAAAGTTATGTGGAGAACGTTGGGGATTAGAGCAGCGCCCTGTAATCAAACAAAGCTTGATTCGCATCACTCAGTGTG CAACTGCAGTTATTCTATTCTGTACCAACGTTCAAATGGCTCTCATCTCAGCTATTGCTGTCAGTTATGCAG TGATGATTCTGCATGCCTCATTTAGGAAGCTTACCCCGTCGAGACAATCAACTTCCAAAGATGGAAACAGGAGGATTCTTAGAAGTTGA
- the LOC107809886 gene encoding PRA1 family protein H-like isoform X2, which yields MAFSSNPLSLSVPEPVFESWLRDTGYLEILDQRTTDLHRHSSTATTAAASAASAASASSSDASAVTNSAAAAVSISNGVFVLIFSHIGTLLSLFTLNPFAKLTSDDFSGDTPSWTQLFLGSLDSYSFPSSPSQARLRVHENVKRYARNYTSLLLLFFACSLYQKLLALVGLILCLALWDVLKLCGERWGLEQRPVIKQSLIRITQCVMILHASFRKLTPSRQSTSKDGNRRILRS from the exons ATGGCTTTCTCATCCAACCCGTTATCTCTGAGTGTACCCGAACCCGTATTTGAATCCTGGCTCCGAGATACCGGCTACCTCGAAATTCTCGATCAACGCACTACCGATCTCCACCGCCACTCTTCCACTGCCACCACAGCCGCCGCCTCCGCTGCCTCCGCTGCCTCCGCTTCCTCCTCCGACGCTTCTGCTGTTACTAATTCCGCCGCCGCTGCAGTTTCAATCTCGAACGGAGTCTTTGTTCTGATATTTTCACATATTGGAACCTTACTGTCGCTTTTTACGCTTAACCCGTTTGCGAAGCTCACGTCGGATGATTTTTCCGGTGATACGCCGTCGTGGACACAACTATTCCTAGGGTCGTTGGATTCATACTCGTTTCCTTCGTCTCCTTCTCAGGCTCGGCTTAGAGTCCACGAGAATGTGAAACGCTATGCCCGCAATTATACCTCTCTCTTACTCCTCTTCTTCGCTTGCTCTCT GTACCAAAAGCTGCTTGCCCTTGTAGGGTTGATATTGTGTTTGGCACTTTGGGATGTATTAAAGTTATGTGGAGAACGTTGGGGATTAGAGCAGCGCCCTGTAATCAAACAAAGCTTGATTCGCATCACTCAGTGTG TGATGATTCTGCATGCCTCATTTAGGAAGCTTACCCCGTCGAGACAATCAACTTCCAAAGATGGAAACAGGAGGATTCTTAGAAGTTGA